The DNA sequence GGATTTCCACCAGGATGACAGAGCCGTCCTCCATCGCGATGGGTCCTTCGGGAAAATCCAGCCCCTCACACACCTTGGTCAGTTTCACGTCCATCCGTCACCTTCTTTGTCATGTCGCTGCGCGCACAACAGCACAGGCGGTCCTGCCTGCGCAATGGACATGGGGCGGCATCTGTGCCTGTCTTGTCCCGAAACCGGAGCGAGGACGACGGACATGGGACAACTGGCAGGCAAGATCGCGTGGATCACCGGGGCAGGTGGCGGCATCGGAGAGGCCGCGGCCATGGCACTGGCGGAAAGCGGCGCCCACGTGGTGCTTTCGGGGCGGCGCAAGGCGGAACTGGACCGCGTCGCGGCGGCAATCTCGGCGGCGGGCGGCAGCGCCGAGGCGGCGGCGCTGGACGTGATGGATTCGGACGCGACCGTCGCGGTCTGTGCGGATGTCACCAAGCGGCACGGCAGCATAGACATCTTCATGGCAAACGCGGGCATCAACGTGCCCAACCGCGCGGTAGGGGCGATCACCCCTGAGGATTTCGCGCGGGTGGTCGATGTCAATCTGAACGGTGTCATGTACGGTGTGCTCGCCGTGCTGCCGCAGATGCGGGAGCGGGGGGAGGGGACGCTGATCCTGACGTCCTCCTGGGCGGGGCGGCACCCGTCGCGCGTGACCGGCCCGGCCTACAGCGCGTCAAAGCACGCGGTCGTGGCGCTAAGCCATTCGATCAACCAGGAGGAAGGGGCGAACGGGATAAGATGCACCGCCCTGATGCCGGGCGAGGTGGCCACCCCGATCATGCAAAACCGCCCGACGCCCCCGTCAGAAGAGGACATGGCCCGCATGCTTCGGTCCGAAGACCTGGGCGCGATGGTCCGCTACATCGCCGAAGCGCCGCCGCACGTCTGCATCAACGAGGTGCTGATCAGCCCGACCTGGAACCGCAGTTTTGTCGGTGTCGCGGAATTGGGTGGGGCGAAACTCTAGCTGCGGGACCTTGCGGGTC is a window from the Sulfitobacter sp. THAF37 genome containing:
- a CDS encoding SDR family oxidoreductase, which gives rise to MGQLAGKIAWITGAGGGIGEAAAMALAESGAHVVLSGRRKAELDRVAAAISAAGGSAEAAALDVMDSDATVAVCADVTKRHGSIDIFMANAGINVPNRAVGAITPEDFARVVDVNLNGVMYGVLAVLPQMRERGEGTLILTSSWAGRHPSRVTGPAYSASKHAVVALSHSINQEEGANGIRCTALMPGEVATPIMQNRPTPPSEEDMARMLRSEDLGAMVRYIAEAPPHVCINEVLISPTWNRSFVGVAELGGAKL